Proteins encoded in a region of the Arvicanthis niloticus isolate mArvNil1 chromosome 16, mArvNil1.pat.X, whole genome shotgun sequence genome:
- the Hmgb2 gene encoding high mobility group protein B2 → MGKGDPNKPRGKMSSYAFFVQTCREEHKKKHPDSSVNFAEFSKKCSERWKTMSAKEKSKFEDLAKSDKARYDREMKNYVPPKGDKKGKKKDPNAPKRPPSAFFLFCSEHRPKIKSEHPGLSIGDTAKKLGEMWSEQSAKDKQPYEQKAAKLKEKYEKDIAAYRAKGKSEVGKKGPGRPTGSKKKNEPEDEEEEEEEEDEEDEEEEDEDEE, encoded by the exons ATGGGTAAGGGTGACCCCAACAAGCCGCGGGGCAAAATGTCCTCGTACGCCTTCTTCGTGCAGACCTGCCGGGAGGAGCACAAGAAGAAGCATCCCGACTCGTCGGTCAACTTCGCCGAGTTCTCGAAGAAATGCTCCGAGAGATGGAAG ACCATGTCTGCAAAGGAAAAGTCGAAGTTTGAGGATTTGGCCAAGAGCGACAAAGCTCGTTATGATAGGGAGATGAAGAACTATGTCCCTCCCAAAGGtgataagaaaggaaagaaaaaagacccAAATGCTCCGAAGAGACCACC GTCTGCCTTCTTCCTGTTTTGCTCTGAACATCGCCCAAAGATCAAAAGTGAACACCCTGGCCTGTCTATTGGAGATACTGCAAAGAAATTGGGTGAGATGTGGTCTGAGCAATCTGCCAAAGATAAACAACCGTATGAGCAGAAAGCAGCTAAACTAAAGGAGAAGTATGAAAAG GATATTGCTGCATACCGTGCCAAGGGCAAAAGTGAAGTGGGAAAGAAGGGTCCTGGTAGGCCAACAGGCTCAAAGAAGAAGAATGAAccagaagatgaggaagaagaggaagaagaagaagatgaggaagatgaagaggaggaagatgaggatgaagaaTAA